The DNA window GTTGCATTAGCAAAAAAAGAAGTCATAAAACACAAAGCCAGCGCAGAGATTATTTTCTTCATTACCCTTTTCCTTAAGCTGAAAAGTGGAATGATAACATCACATCAGCGCTTTGTGGCGCAACACCTTCACCGTTCGCTCCTTCCAGTAACCGCCGTAAGGCACCCGCTGGCTGAGCATGCCATACATATGGTGCAGCAACAGGCCATCAGCCAGCAGAATGCCGGCGTGGTTGGCCACCGGCGCCGAAACCTGCATGATCACCATATCTCCGGGGCGCGGCGGGCCATCGAACTCGCGAAAGCCGCAGGCATGCCAGTTATCCAGATAGCGGTTTTCACCCCGCTCCCACCACGGATAATCAACCCGATAATCATGCAGCGCCAAGCCCTGCTCCTGCCGGTAATAGCTCATGATCAGCCCCCAGCAGTCGGTATGCCCCAGCACGAACTGGCGGCCCACCAGCGGCAGTTCCCCGCGCGGCATGATTGTTCTCAAGTCACCCTCCGGCCAGCTGGCGATCGCCCAGGGCAGTTCCATCGCGTCGCACTGCGCCTTGTCCAGTTCACTCGGCTGCGTGGTGGCGTCCGGGTGGCTGTGTACAATGAGGGTGATGGTGCCCCATTCGGCGGCGGCCACGTAGTCTTCCGGTGTCAGATGAAACTGCTCGGTGGGGTTGTCCGCCAGGTTGCGGCACGGGAAATAGCGCTCCACGCGGGATTTTTGCGCCACCACGCCGCAGCATTCGCGCGGGTACTCGGCCCTGGCGTGGGCCATAATGGCCGCCGCAGTTTTTTCTTTCATGTTCGCCCCCTATTGCCGGATCAACGCCGCGCCGGGGAAGCCGCCGAACGGCAACGGCTCGTGCTCGCCAAAGCGTTTCTGGCAGTCGCTCAACAGCCCACCGCAGCGATCCTGGCTCGGGTCACCCACCGGGTTGCCCTTGTCGTCAAAGTAACGGCTACCGGCGTAATCGCAGCCCTTGCCAGTGCGATAGCCACCGCGCGAGCACCAGGTGCACAGGCTGTGGATTTGCCGGGTCGGAATGCGCAATCCCCGCAGGTCCGCCGGGCTGGAGAGTTCGAACTCCACCGCCTCATCGCTTTCCGTCGCCTTGCGATCGATGTAGAACACCTGCAGCTTTTCCTGCAGCGGATCGGCAGAAGGGTTCCCCTGCGGGAAATTGCGGGCGTCAAGGTAGTGCACCAGCGTGTCGTGGATCCGCACCTTGGCCTGCGCCATGTCCTCAAACTGCAGACAGAGTGCGCTGATCAGGCCGTTGATATTGGCGACCGACAGCTTGGGCGCATTGCCCTGGCTATCGGCGGAGATCTCCAGCCCTTCGACGCTAAACGGCCACGGACCGTACTCCAGCCCTTGCCACCAGACCGATTTCGCCGGCAGTTTGGTTTCATCACCGCCGGCGGCGGTCAGCTCTTGCGGCGTAAAAGGCAAAGTATCGCAATGAAAGCGCAGAATATCGGCGCCGAACCGGGTGCCGTCCACCTCAATCAGGCGGATGCGGTTGCCCGGCTCCAGCTTTTGCAAATCTGAATTCAGCATCGTCTCCCCCGGTTAAACGTGGAAGGCCTCGGTAAACGTGGCCGTCAGTGAATAGTTGTCCCCGCCCATAGCGACCGGCTTATAACCCTCGCAGCGGTACAGGCCGGGAACTTGCGTCGGTGGCGTCCATTGGAAGGATTTCACCCCGTGATGATTTTCCAGAAAGACGATGATCGGCGTGATGTAGTCATACTTGCCGACAAAGGTCAGATCCCAGGAGCGCACGATCGGGTTAATGCCGTCGCCAGAGACCTGCGCATAGCCGTCGCCGAACTGCGCCTTTCTGACGCGAAAACGCATATCGCCGGCGGCATTGACGCGCGCCGGAAATTCAAATGTCTGAATGCCCATTACATCCCCTTGATTGCTTTCCAAATCGGCTGGCCCGGCATCAGGTTGCGGTTGATCACCTTCTGGCTTTCCTGCGCGGCGATATTCCCCATCTGTTTACCGAACTCGCCCCATCCCGGATCGGCCTGCGAACTGACGTTGCCGCCGTTCTCAATGGTGATGTAGACATTCGGCGCCGCCGCAGGCTGCTGGCCAGCGCCGATCGCCCGCACGCCGAGCGAACCGTCCGCGCCGCGTTTGAGCGGCATGATGGCCTCCGGCCCGGCCTCGCCCATCAAACCTGCTCCCCTGGCGAACGCGAACAGCGTGGGATTGCTGACGATCTGGCCGCTGAATGCGCTCAGCGAAGGCGAGGCATATACGCCGCCCTTGGCGTTAGGGACATAGCCTTGCCAACCGGTCGGCATGCCCATCGCGCCTGAACCGGCCGCGCCCGCGCCGGTGCTTGCAGCCCCGCCCAGCAAACCGCCGCCGATATTCATAAAGGTGGAAAGAATGGTTCTGGTTAACAGCGCCTGCATCGCCAGATCGATCAGTTGCTGAATGATGGACTGCGTCATGGATGTCATCAAACCGAGCATGCTTTGCTTAAAGTTTTGCGTCCCGGTCAGCAGATCGAACATCATGCCGGAGGTCCGTTCCCGCGTCATATCCACCAGCCCCAGCGCCATCTTGTGCACGCGGCTCTGGCCGCCGAACAGGCTCAGCGCCTGCTGATACTGAGCGTCCGACGATTCTTGCGTCGCCGCCTGCATCAGCTGCTCATAGCGCTGTTTATCCAGAATGCCTTGCTGGTAGTAAGCCTGGTATTGCGCCAGCTGCTGCACCAGCTGGTTGTTAAGGCGAGCGACCGGATCCACATCACCGGCAATGTTCATACGCGGCGCAGCGAGCGCATCGGTTTCAGCCTTCAACCGCTGGCGCGTCGTTTCTTGCTGCTGCATCCGACTGGCGGTCTGGTACTCGCGCTCGGTCAACAGCCGCCCGTCATACAACGCCTTCAGCTCCTTGCCGACCTCCTGCTCTTTGCGCATCGCCGCCTGCCCTGGCGCGTATTGTTCAGCCAGCTGCTGTCGCTGCCGCTGATACTTCTCGGCGTTCAGCGCCATCGCTCGCTGCACATCGGCTTGCCCGGCACCGGCCGTCTTGGCTGCTGACATCAGCTTGGCCTGTGCGCTTTGTTCATCCTGGGTGATTTTTTCGAGGCTGCTCAGATGCGCCTGCTCGATTTCCTGACGCAGTTGTTGGTACTGCTCTAGAGCCTGCTGCCGCTCACGACCACGATTATCTGTACTTACCATATCCAATGGATAATCGGGGGGTGGGGGGCCCATCAACTGTGCTGGCGCAGTAACGGGAAAAATATTGCCGGCCGGCTGATTAAAATGACGAGCGGCCCCTGTCAAAACAAGAAGGTTAGCTTGGTCAATATTTTGCATACTAGTGCGAGTATTTTGAATCCCGATGTCTATTGACTCGAGAGCCGCTTCTGCACGCACCCGCGTAGCTTGCATTTGCTTTTCAACACCAAATATGTCGCCCAGCCGACCTGGGTTACTCTGGATTCGTTCTATTCTCTCGTTTGCATAATTCAACAAATTCTGCTGCTTATCTCGCTCACTAAGCTGTTCTTCGAGCTTCTCACTGAGATCTAATTTTCTCAGGGCAAGTTGCTTACTAGACAGTTTTATAAGCTCTGACGTCGTTAGAATCGCAGCATCTTTCAGACTCACTGCCGCCTCTTTGGCTTGCATCGTTTGTTCATAAAAGTATGCCATCCCCAACCCCGCCTGGATGACAACACCGATCGGGCCGCCAAGCGCCCCCAGCGCGACGTTGGCTACGCGAGAGGCAGCACCAACGCCATCTGTCGCCTGAGCCGCCCCGCGCGCCGCCGCAGCCTGATCGCGCCAGGCCGCCGCGCTGTCATTCAGGCCACCGGCCAGTTTCAGCATCTCCTCCGCCCGGCTGCCGCCTTCGCCGGAAGCGCTGCTCGCCTGGCGGGCCGCGTCGTCCAACTGTTTCATCTGCGCCGTCGCGGCGACGGTGATGGACGCAAGTTCGGTGAGCGCCTGCCCATACTGGCGCGAGGTGGCGGCGAGGCCCTGCAGCGACAGCTCAACGCCGGCCAGCCCAGCCAGTTTCTCCGCCAGGCCGCCAAGCGTGCCGCCGATGCGTTGATACGACTCGTCGGTCTTCTTCGCATCCTGCTGAGCCTGGCGGTTAAATTTGGCGGATTGTTCCCCGGCGGTGCGGTAAGCCGCCGTCAGTTTGTTTTTAAAGTTGGTGTCATTCAGTTGCAGCCCGACGACCAACTGTGCGGTATCAGCCATTTCCCAGCACTCGCATAACGTCAGCACACTGCATATCAATACTGCTTTGCGCGGGCTGACCGGGTTGATGAACGGGGGCACTCTCCGCCGCATCGGCCGTCATGCCTTGCAGTTTGAAGTATGCCCGCCAGTGATTCAGGATGTGCGCCGGCAGCGCGGCGATCTTGCGAGGATCCGACTCACCCCAGCGATCGGCCAGTTGGAACACCAACATCAGCCAGGGCGAGTCAGTCAGTTTTTTTCCGCTTCCTCGAGGCTGCCGACCGCATGGCGCTTAACGGCACCGATGGCCTCGACCAGGGTCGGGTTGTCGTGCGCCGCCAGCAGATCGTCTACGCTCGGCAAGGCGCCGGCCGGAATGCGTTTACCGTCTGGCGTCATCAGGCAAGACAGCAGCAGCTGCACGTTGAGCTGCGCGGCTTTGTTCATATCACCGCTATCGATGGCGGCCTTCATGCCGTCTTCGTTTTCCTGCAGCTCTGCGGCTTTCAGGCGGCGGATGAAGGCCTTGGCGCCAAAGATCTGCGTTTCGATCACGTGATCGTCGGATTTCAGCAGCGCCGCTTTCAGCGCTTTCAGATCGTATTTCTCAGTCATCGGTTTTTCCTTGTTCATATAATGTGCTCTGCATGAAGAAAGTTGCCGCAGGCCACATGGCCCGCGGCGGAAGCGATCGCGTCGAGCGCACTCAGGCGTTAACCCAGCGCGATCGTCGGTTCGTCACACCTTCGGGGTGACCGAGCCCCAGGTGTTGCTGTTTTGCTTGCCCTGAACGGTAATCTGAATGACTTCACTCGCCGGAGCAGTGATCTCATTCATTTTCCAGCCGGACAGCGACAGGATGGAGGTGGAGGTGCGGCCGTTAGGCAGCTCGACGTAAAACTGCACCGTTTCGCGCTTGTCCGCCGCATTCAGCAGCGCCGCGAAATCGGCGTTGGACGGATCGTCGATGAAACCGATGGATTTTTCCGCGCCTTCCGGCAGGTCGGAAATAAACTGCTTGGCGGTATCCAGCAGCGTGGTGCAATCGACAAAACCGCCGGTTTGCCCCATTTCACCCACCGCTTTACAGTTGGTCAGCGCCTTCATGGCCGTCGGTGCAGCCCCAACGGTGCCCCATTTGACGATAGTGCCGGCAGGCAGCATGGCGTATTCTGGCGAAGTTTTATCAGCCATAGTTTTTCTCTCTCTTTTTGATGAAGGATGGTAGCGGTCGCTACCGGTTTTCGATGCCATAGCGGACGTTAGCCGCCAGGATGCGTAACACTTGGTGCTTATGGTGATCCAGCGCAGGGCGAATAAACGGGGCGGCGGCTTGCGTTGCCGTGCCGTACTCCTGCGCCAGGGCTCTGTGGTAATGCTGTTTACTGGGGCCAACACGCAACGTCACCGCGTTCCATCCGGTAACGACCGGGCGTATCGCGATGCCGGCGCTCAGCGAGGGTTCGCGGTTTGACGCCCCCCGATCGGCACACTGCCGCATCGTGCTAAGTAGCGGCGCCAACGCGGCATAGCCGGCCTCCGGCAGAATGTGGCTGGCGACATCGCGCCGAATCGTTTCCAATCGGCGAGTCAATTCCGCCATACCGGAAACGTTCATGGCGATCACACCGCCACCTCGGAATAGGTGATGAGGTAATCGCGCACCATCCGGTACTGAACGCGGTTATCAGCCAGGGGCGTGGCGCTCTGCAAAAGGGTGCTGCGCGTGACCGCCTGTACCGGCCATTGGCCAATATGGCCATGCCTAACCCCTTCCCAGGCGTTCAAAACCGCCTTATCCAGAGCGATCAGCCGGGAGTAATCGTCAATCACATACAGCACGATCTGAAAACGGCCCTGCACCAGCGAGCTGTCAACCAGACCGGTATTCACTTTCAGATCGCTGATCTTCTGATAGGTCACGCCTTCTTGCTGAGGATCCGGCAAGATCAGCGGGTAAGCCGCCAGATGGGTTAGCGCGGCCAGCGAGCGTTGGATTTCATCTTCTATCATTTGGGCAAGGTCTCCGTCGTTTTGAGGGTTGAATCGTTCTGCAAACGCATTCGGGCATCAGGAAAGGAACAGTGCACGTTCCGCTGCACGCCGGGCAACCAACCCATCGAGCCGCACGCCGCCCGCATTTACCCAGCGCCCGAACTGGTCGGCCGCCCCTTGCCGATCGCCGGCATTCAGCCGGCGCAGCAGCGTCGAGTTCTCCAACGCGCGCAGGCCCAGGTTATAGGCAAAGCTCACCAGCGCATCGAACTGCCCCTGCGTGATCGTCACCGCCACCCGCCTTTCGACGCCCTGTTCGAATTGGGCAATACCGCACAGCAGCAAACGCTCGGCCGTTACGGCATCGATCGCCATGCCGGCACCCACTTTTCGGCCTGCAACCGGCTGAGTCCACCCGTAGCCGATGGTCCAAACGCCGACCGAGTCCTGATAAGCCTGCAACCGCAAGCCTTCGAAACGCTTAATCAGCGCCATGCCATCGTCACTTATCTTCATGGTTTCCTCCTGACGCTTTATTGAGAAATCGGCGTTCCAATGCCTTGATCAACGATGCTCCCGACCACCCCGCCATGCCGCATACGCCGCCCATCACCTCCGAAGGCCAGTCGTAATGCAGTGCAATCATCACCATGGTCAAACCGGCGAAAATAGAGACGAACAGCTGCAAAAACAGCGTCCTCCAGCTAAAGGTTTCGCCATTCAAGACCTTGAAGGAATAGCTGGCGATCGCCCCCAGCAGCGTCATGCCGAAAGCAAGCAGCATTGAAAGGATGTTTGGTTCATTTTTCCAAGGCATAATCATTACCCTCCCCTTACCGGGGCATAACCCGATGTTCGGGAGTCATGGAAAAGAGCGGCTAAATGCGGCCCCCCTCTCCGTCGTTCCTGTTCCATTTAAAAAGCGGCCATTTACGCGGTTGAAAATGGCTTATTCGTTCTGCTCAACCTGGGCAGATAAATAAGGATTGCGCTGTTTTATAAAGAAGAGGGATTAGCCTCTCGTCGTGGTCATTCAATGACAGCTATTATTCAGTGAGTGATTGACCGTTTTGACAAGGAGGCTAAAAATGAAAACCCCGCCGGAGCGAAGTTTATCTGTCGTGTGGCGGTGCCGGCAGCGACTCAGTTTTATCAGATTACGCGCTTATTTGCGTACGCGTGAGTCTTTTATTATAAAAAAACTAAACCCCGCCGCAGCGAGGTTTATTTATCGTGCGACGGCGCCGGCAACGACTCAGTTTTATCAGATTACGCGCTTATTTGCGTACGCGTGAGTCTTTTATCATAAAAAAACTACCGCAGCGCGGTTTAGTTATCGTGCGGTGGCGCCGGCAACGACTCAGCTTTATCAGATTACGCGCTTATTTGCGTACGCGTGAGTATTTTATGATAAAAAAAACAAAACCCCGCCGCAGCGAGGTTTTGTTATCGTGCGACGGCGCCGGCAACGACTCAGTTTTATCAGATTACGCGCTTATTTGCGTACGCGTGAGTATTTTATGATAAAAAAAACCGCCGGAGCGAGGTTTAGTTATCGTGCGGCGGCGCCGGCAACGACTCAGTTTTATCAGATTACGCGCTTATTTGCGTACGCGTGAGTATTTTATGATAAAAAAAACCCCGCCGGAGCGAGGTTTAGTTATCGTTCGGCGGCACCGGCAACGACTCAGATTTATCAGATTACGCGCTTATTTGCGTACGCGTGAGTATTTTTTAAATTATTGCAACGCGCATACGCTATTATTATTCCTGATGTCACAGTGAAACGAGAAATAAGCCCTCATCAACTTCAACGGCAGCCGTTTCAGCGATCCATACTCAATTTTATATCCAACATCGCCAGGCATCCCCCGATGAATCCTTCCGCCGTTTGCATCTCTTTGCGTATCGTACCGTCTGAACATTTCCTTTTCAGGGCAATCTTGCGCAGAGATATGCCATAAACATGGTGGGCAATGATGAGATCGAACTCTTCGGGTTTGTATTTCTTCAATCTGCCCACGCAACCGTCGATCACCAGGCCGTCATCATCGCAGCAGGAGAGCTCGCCATTCGATTTATAGGACAATAACCCTTTGAACCCGGCGGCAATGGGGGAATAATCGATGCCGCTGTTATCCCTGGCCCATACGCCCCACCGCTCCAACACTTCATTCATATCTCTCATGCTTCCACCTCCTTTGGGCGTTTGCCACATCGCCAGGGCTCCATGTCACTTACCGACGTCGGTCGAGCCGTTGTGCTGCTCGGCGTGCGCCAACGCGCAACAACCGATCCGCCCGGCTTGCTCGCCGAGGGATGTCGCACCAAATACTGTATAAATAAACAGTATCAAGTATACCCAGAGGTATCTTTTTTTCAATAGCGAAAATCCATTTACCTGCAGGTAAATTTAGGTACGATGACCTGATGAAAAGCGAGCAAAAAATGCACCTGCAGGAGATGCGACGAGAGCGCCTGATCATCCTGATCGATAACCTCGGCGTAGGGGGCCAAAAGCGCCTGGCCGAGGCGCTTGGCATTGCCGCAGACTATGTTTCCCGTTTGCTCTATCCGCCGGGCAAGAAAGGGAAAAAAGGCATCAGTGGCGACATGGCGCGAAGAATTGAGCAGTACTTCGCCGTGCAAATCGGCTGGCTGGATGGCCTGGAGCAAATCGGGTTACGCCCCGTCAGGCAGAAGACTTCGCAGGCCTTGGGTAAAACGCTGCCGCTGCTGGCGTGGACATTGCCGTTGTCTCATGAACAGCTGCGCAAAGGAACGACCGTCCACTACCCGGCGATGGTGCAATGCAGCGCTCAGGCCTACTGGTTGCCGGTGCGGGATGACACGATGAACGGCTCTGCCGGCGCCAATTACCCAAAGGGCGCCTTGATACTTGTCGAACCCGTTACTACCGGCATAACCGAGCTCGTGTCCGGCGATAAGGTGATAGCGAAACGCTGCGACAGCGCCGAGCTCATCTTTAGAAGATATGTCGAGGAAGTTGGGCATCGATGGCTTAAGGGAAGCATGCCGGGTTGCCCGGCGCTAAATGCCGATGAGTACGCGATTATCGGGATGGTGCTTGGCGCCTGGCTGCCCTAGCCCATGTGCCTGCGTTGAGAACCGCATAAAGCAAAAAACCGCCAACCTTGCGGCTGGCGGTTTTTTTGCACTCAGGGTGCCGGTACTGCTTTATCATGGTGCCGGCTACCGGAATCGAACTGGTGACCTACTGATTACAAGTCAGTTGCTCTACCTACTGAGCTAAGCCGGCTGAATTTGGCGGAAGGACAGAGATTCGAACTCTGGGAGCTGTTACACTCGACGGTTTTCAAGACCGTTGCCTTAAACCACTCGGCCATCCTTCCAATGGGCGCTGATATTAGCGATACCGTTATGAAATGTCTATCGTTTTCATGCAAAAAAATCGCATCGGCGGTACAGTTGCCTAAACTTCAGGCCTTAAACGCTTAAAAAATGAAAAGCCCCGTGAAAACGAGGCTTTTTTGTTCGGCCGAAACGCGGTTATTTCGGCTGCGAATCGTAGTCTGAACAGGTTTGATAGCCTTTGTTCATAACGTGGCCCGTATCGTTGTAGCTGACAAAATACGTCTGCACCTTGCCGTCGCGCGGCGCCACCGCATAGGTGTCGCAGGTACCCTGCGCGTGAACCAGCGTGGCGGTTGTCGACGGCGGACCGGCAATCGCCCGCACCTGCTGCTTGGTCATCCCTACTTTGACATCGCTAACCACCGGCTCGTTGACATAACTGGTTGCCCGGTCATAGGCGGTACAGCCGGCAAGAATGGAAAATACCGCCGCAGTGCCGACGGCCAACACCAACTTCTTCGTCATAGCTTGTCCTCTTGGAGTGCGTTTGTTGTCCCCTAAGTCTAGAAGCGGAAAGGCTTTTCTACAAATTCCCCTTTGTCGATCGGTGCGTTTTTTCTCACGAGCGGCCATCGCGGGCGCGACATCGGATTCAAAAACCGAAATCGCTCAAGGCCGGGATATCGTCCGGGCGTCGACCGAGCGGCCAATGGAAACGCCGATCCTGCTCGCGGATCGGCATGTCGTTAATGCAGGCATGACGATTGATCATTAACCCATCCTGATTGAACTCCCAGTTTTCGTTACCGAAGCTGCGATACCAGTCGCCGGAATCATCGCGCCATTCATAAGCGAAACGCACCGCAATGCGCGCGCCGTCAAACGCCCACAGTTCCTTAATCAGCCGATACTCCAGCTCTTTCGCCCACTTGCGTTGCAAAAAACCGACCACCGCCGCGCGGCCGTCGACAAATTCCGCGCGATTCCGCCAGTGGGTATCGAGCGAATACACCTGCGACACCCGCTCAGGCTCGCGGCTGTTCCACGCATCCTCCGCCAGCCGCACTTTTTCAATGGCCGAGTCGCGGGTAAAAGGCGGCAATGGGGGTTTAATGCTCATGTTCATCTCCTGGGTGAAGGTATGTAGACAACTCTGTCTACAATATTACGCTAGCGCATGTAGACAGAGTTGTCTACAATCACCCGAAAATAGCCCGGGAGAAAATGATGACCGCCGATCTCAACGCCTTGCCCGCCCGCCAGCGCATTTTGCTGACGGCGCACGATCTGTTTTATCAGGAGGGGATCCGCGCCACCGGCATCGATCGCATCATCAAGGAATCAGGGGTGACCAAGGTGACGTTCTACCGCCACTTTCCCAGCAAGAACGACCTGATTACGGCGTTTTTGGCCTATCGCCATCAGCAGTGGCTGGGCTGGTTCAGCGCATCGTTGGCGCGCCATGTGGCGCAGGCCGGCGGGCTGCTGCCGGCGCTGGCCCCCTGCCTGGCGGAATGGTTCGACGATCCGCGCTTTCGCGGCTGCGCATTTATCAATACGGCGGTGGAGATCGCCGACCTGCTGCCGGAAAGCCTGCAAATCGCCAGCCAGCATAAGCGGCAGATGACGGATGAGTTGGCGCGCCACCTGCCCGCCGGCCCACAGCGGGAACAGCACGCAGCGATGCTGGCGATGTTGATCGACGGCGCCATTGTCAGGGTGCAGATAGAGCGGCAACCACAGGCAGCGCTGCAGGTGCTGGATGCCACGCTGACAATACTGGCGCAAGGCGGCTTCGATCAGTAATTGGCCCAGATGCCCGGCGTCACCAGCTCCAACAGGTGGGCGTCGGGATCGCGAAAATAAATGCTCTCGCCGCCCTGCTCCCAACGCATTCGTCCCTCAATCTCCACGCCGTTGGCCATCAGATGCCGTTCCCAATGCAGCAGCTGTTCTTTCGCCACCGCCAGCCCGATATGCGCCGGCCCCACGCCATCGTGAGCGGGAATAAAGCCGGTCGGATACTGCGCCCCGCGCAGCGAATCACCCTCGACAAACAGCAGCAATACGCTCCGATCGCCGACGTTATAGGCGCGAAATCGCTCGTTGGCGACCATCACCGGCAGCTGCAGCACCTCTCGATAGAAAGCGTCCGCGCGCTCAATATCGCTGACGTACAACACCGTCTCGATCACTTTATCGATCTTGAGCTCCATATCACCTCCGCTCTGTTTGCTGTATTGACAGCGTAGGCCGAGGGGCGGAAACCCAAAGCGCTTCCCGTGCCGCTCACGGATCAATCCGTGCTTCTTTACAGGCAAAAAAAAGCGCGGCCCGAAGGCCGCGCGATGACATTCACATGCAGAGGCTTAGAACTGGTAAACCAGGCCCACGGCAACCACGTTGTCGGTGTTGATACCGGCAGCTTGGGTGAAGTCGTTGTTGTCCAACAGGTTGATTTTGTAGTCAACATAGGTGGACATGTTTTTGTTGAAGAAGTAGGTCGCGCCCAGGTCGACGAATTTGACCAGATCTTCATCACCGTAGTCCTTGCCGTTGCCGGCGCGGCCCAGGTCTTTACCTTTGGTCTGGTTATAGCCTACGAACGGACGCAGACCGAAGTCGAACTGGTAGTGCGCGTAGGCTTCGAAGCTCTGCGCCTTGTTGGCGTAACCGAAAGCATCGCTGGTAGAGCTACCGAAACGCGCCGCGTTGTAAGACTGGGTGAACATCACAGCCAGGTAGGTATCGTTGG is part of the Serratia surfactantfaciens genome and encodes:
- a CDS encoding C40 family peptidase, producing MKEKTAAAIMAHARAEYPRECCGVVAQKSRVERYFPCRNLADNPTEQFHLTPEDYVAAAEWGTITLIVHSHPDATTQPSELDKAQCDAMELPWAIASWPEGDLRTIMPRGELPLVGRQFVLGHTDCWGLIMSYYRQEQGLALHDYRVDYPWWERGENRYLDNWHACGFREFDGPPRPGDMVIMQVSAPVANHAGILLADGLLLHHMYGMLSQRVPYGGYWKERTVKVLRHKALM
- a CDS encoding phage minor tail protein L produces the protein MLNSDLQKLEPGNRIRLIEVDGTRFGADILRFHCDTLPFTPQELTAAGGDETKLPAKSVWWQGLEYGPWPFSVEGLEISADSQGNAPKLSVANINGLISALCLQFEDMAQAKVRIHDTLVHYLDARNFPQGNPSADPLQEKLQVFYIDRKATESDEAVEFELSSPADLRGLRIPTRQIHSLCTWCSRGGYRTGKGCDYAGSRYFDDKGNPVGDPSQDRCGGLLSDCQKRFGEHEPLPFGGFPGAALIRQ
- a CDS encoding phage tail protein codes for the protein MGIQTFEFPARVNAAGDMRFRVRKAQFGDGYAQVSGDGINPIVRSWDLTFVGKYDYITPIIVFLENHHGVKSFQWTPPTQVPGLYRCEGYKPVAMGGDNYSLTATFTEAFHV
- a CDS encoding phage tail tape measure protein; amino-acid sequence: MLTLCECWEMADTAQLVVGLQLNDTNFKNKLTAAYRTAGEQSAKFNRQAQQDAKKTDESYQRIGGTLGGLAEKLAGLAGVELSLQGLAATSRQYGQALTELASITVAATAQMKQLDDAARQASSASGEGGSRAEEMLKLAGGLNDSAAAWRDQAAAARGAAQATDGVGAASRVANVALGALGGPIGVVIQAGLGMAYFYEQTMQAKEAAVSLKDAAILTTSELIKLSSKQLALRKLDLSEKLEEQLSERDKQQNLLNYANERIERIQSNPGRLGDIFGVEKQMQATRVRAEAALESIDIGIQNTRTSMQNIDQANLLVLTGAARHFNQPAGNIFPVTAPAQLMGPPPPDYPLDMVSTDNRGRERQQALEQYQQLRQEIEQAHLSSLEKITQDEQSAQAKLMSAAKTAGAGQADVQRAMALNAEKYQRQRQQLAEQYAPGQAAMRKEQEVGKELKALYDGRLLTEREYQTASRMQQQETTRQRLKAETDALAAPRMNIAGDVDPVARLNNQLVQQLAQYQAYYQQGILDKQRYEQLMQAATQESSDAQYQQALSLFGGQSRVHKMALGLVDMTRERTSGMMFDLLTGTQNFKQSMLGLMTSMTQSIIQQLIDLAMQALLTRTILSTFMNIGGGLLGGAASTGAGAAGSGAMGMPTGWQGYVPNAKGGVYASPSLSAFSGQIVSNPTLFAFARGAGLMGEAGPEAIMPLKRGADGSLGVRAIGAGQQPAAAPNVYITIENGGNVSSQADPGWGEFGKQMGNIAAQESQKVINRNLMPGQPIWKAIKGM
- a CDS encoding phage tail protein, giving the protein MTEKYDLKALKAALLKSDDHVIETQIFGAKAFIRRLKAAELQENEDGMKAAIDSGDMNKAAQLNVQLLLSCLMTPDGKRIPAGALPSVDDLLAAHDNPTLVEAIGAVKRHAVGSLEEAEKN
- a CDS encoding major tail shaft subunit, giving the protein MADKTSPEYAMLPAGTIVKWGTVGAAPTAMKALTNCKAVGEMGQTGGFVDCTTLLDTAKQFISDLPEGAEKSIGFIDDPSNADFAALLNAADKRETVQFYVELPNGRTSTSILSLSGWKMNEITAPASEVIQITVQGKQNSNTWGSVTPKV
- a CDS encoding HK97-gp10 family putative phage morphogenesis protein, translating into MNVSGMAELTRRLETIRRDVASHILPEAGYAALAPLLSTMRQCADRGASNREPSLSAGIAIRPVVTGWNAVTLRVGPSKQHYHRALAQEYGTATQAAAPFIRPALDHHKHQVLRILAANVRYGIENR
- a CDS encoding lysozyme, giving the protein MKISDDGMALIKRFEGLRLQAYQDSVGVWTIGYGWTQPVAGRKVGAGMAIDAVTAERLLLCGIAQFEQGVERRVAVTITQGQFDALVSFAYNLGLRALENSTLLRRLNAGDRQGAADQFGRWVNAGGVRLDGLVARRAAERALFLS
- a CDS encoding phage holin family protein: MIMPWKNEPNILSMLLAFGMTLLGAIASYSFKVLNGETFSWRTLFLQLFVSIFAGLTMVMIALHYDWPSEVMGGVCGMAGWSGASLIKALERRFLNKASGGNHEDK
- a CDS encoding antiterminator Q family protein; this translates as MRDMNEVLERWGVWARDNSGIDYSPIAAGFKGLLSYKSNGELSCCDDDGLVIDGCVGRLKKYKPEEFDLIIAHHVYGISLRKIALKRKCSDGTIRKEMQTAEGFIGGCLAMLDIKLSMDR
- a CDS encoding LexA family protein, with protein sequence MKSEQKMHLQEMRRERLIILIDNLGVGGQKRLAEALGIAADYVSRLLYPPGKKGKKGISGDMARRIEQYFAVQIGWLDGLEQIGLRPVRQKTSQALGKTLPLLAWTLPLSHEQLRKGTTVHYPAMVQCSAQAYWLPVRDDTMNGSAGANYPKGALILVEPVTTGITELVSGDKVIAKRCDSAELIFRRYVEEVGHRWLKGSMPGCPALNADEYAIIGMVLGAWLP
- the osmE gene encoding osmotically-inducible lipoprotein OsmE, with translation MTKKLVLAVGTAAVFSILAGCTAYDRATSYVNEPVVSDVKVGMTKQQVRAIAGPPSTTATLVHAQGTCDTYAVAPRDGKVQTYFVSYNDTGHVMNKGYQTCSDYDSQPK
- a CDS encoding DUF1348 family protein yields the protein MSIKPPLPPFTRDSAIEKVRLAEDAWNSREPERVSQVYSLDTHWRNRAEFVDGRAAVVGFLQRKWAKELEYRLIKELWAFDGARIAVRFAYEWRDDSGDWYRSFGNENWEFNQDGLMINRHACINDMPIREQDRRFHWPLGRRPDDIPALSDFGF
- a CDS encoding TetR/AcrR family transcriptional regulator; the protein is MTADLNALPARQRILLTAHDLFYQEGIRATGIDRIIKESGVTKVTFYRHFPSKNDLITAFLAYRHQQWLGWFSASLARHVAQAGGLLPALAPCLAEWFDDPRFRGCAFINTAVEIADLLPESLQIASQHKRQMTDELARHLPAGPQREQHAAMLAMLIDGAIVRVQIERQPQAALQVLDATLTILAQGGFDQ